In Lewinellaceae bacterium, a single window of DNA contains:
- a CDS encoding Dabb family protein — MRIDKLIFILLPFFFLPACKQQIDIGLQEELSQARIRLQEMEAEMAQLKAGPEKGQLRHIVFLHLKKEITEEETAILISKLKQLGEVELAQGLEVGKVAETGDQRFISDHDIAFQMTFASMEDYRTYMENPDHLKIREGLKPYLGGPPAVFDYWVE; from the coding sequence ATGAGAATAGACAAACTCATTTTTATCCTCCTGCCCTTCTTTTTCCTCCCGGCCTGCAAGCAGCAGATAGATATTGGCCTGCAGGAAGAACTCTCCCAGGCCCGCATCCGCCTTCAGGAAATGGAGGCCGAAATGGCACAGTTGAAAGCCGGCCCGGAAAAAGGGCAGTTGAGACACATCGTCTTTTTGCATCTTAAAAAAGAAATAACGGAAGAAGAAACGGCTATTCTTATTAGCAAGCTCAAACAACTGGGCGAGGTCGAACTGGCCCAGGGCCTGGAAGTAGGCAAGGTAGCGGAGACCGGCGACCAGCGCTTCATCTCCGATCACGACATCGCCTTCCAGATGACTTTTGCCAGCATGGAAGATTACAGAACGTATATGGAGAACCCCGACCACCTGAAAATCCGGGAAGGCCTGAAGCCTTACCTCGGCGGGCCGCCGGCGGTTTTTGATTATTGGGTGGAGTAA
- a CDS encoding IS1182 family transposase — MLPVLLSSKIPPNHLSRVVDELVEGIDMEILAGFYPGGGSPSYHPKMLVKVWVYGYSQQVYTSRPLAKALREQLPFMWLAGCQEPCYKTLSDFRSGRFKEMLDEVFVAVLLYLVEHGYVELEDYFVDGTKMEANANRHKVVWRKNTERYKGRVIERIRELLARIDELNAEEEARYQGQDLAEMGEQSPGGPGSQALKQHAGQVNELAKRQQALAQGKAEKQKAKELAKCSRHLEKEAEKLAKYEIQEAILDGRNSYSKTDKSASCLRMKDERLLPGYNLQLGTENQYAVHFSVHQNASDSATLPEHLDKLSERMELLAKRSGADKRMPGNMMADEGYGCEENYACLEREEINSYLKYPGFHREQKGEPAPAFHKSRFVYNQAADSYTCPQGRKLRFVQESLIKTATGYERLQREYQSEGCQGCPLAGQCKKGEGPRTLAHSPNLEVYKAQAKANLCSEKGQQLRKRRGTEVETPFGDIKHNTRYRRFFLRGLEKVTAEAGLLAIARNARKLYCEKSGVWAQHYANRKRKTA, encoded by the coding sequence ATGCTTCCAGTGTTGCTGTCCAGCAAGATACCGCCGAACCATTTATCGCGGGTAGTAGACGAATTGGTAGAGGGCATCGACATGGAAATATTAGCCGGCTTCTATCCTGGGGGCGGCAGCCCGAGCTACCACCCCAAGATGTTGGTGAAAGTATGGGTTTACGGCTACAGCCAACAGGTATATACGAGCCGGCCTTTGGCCAAGGCCCTGCGCGAACAACTGCCGTTTATGTGGCTGGCCGGGTGCCAGGAGCCCTGTTACAAGACGTTGAGCGATTTCCGTTCGGGGCGCTTCAAGGAAATGCTGGACGAGGTATTCGTGGCAGTGCTGCTGTATTTGGTGGAGCATGGCTATGTGGAGCTGGAGGATTATTTTGTGGACGGGACGAAGATGGAGGCCAACGCCAACCGCCATAAAGTGGTATGGCGCAAGAATACGGAGCGTTACAAAGGCCGGGTTATAGAGCGCATCCGAGAGTTGTTGGCGCGCATCGACGAGCTCAACGCCGAGGAGGAAGCCCGCTACCAAGGCCAGGATTTGGCCGAGATGGGCGAACAAAGCCCTGGGGGGCCGGGAAGCCAGGCGCTAAAGCAGCATGCCGGGCAAGTCAACGAATTGGCAAAGCGGCAGCAAGCCCTGGCCCAGGGAAAAGCCGAGAAACAAAAAGCCAAAGAGCTGGCTAAATGCAGCCGGCACCTGGAAAAGGAAGCCGAGAAGCTGGCCAAATATGAAATCCAGGAGGCTATCCTCGACGGGCGCAATTCCTATTCCAAAACAGACAAGAGCGCCAGTTGCCTGCGCATGAAGGACGAGCGCTTGCTTCCGGGCTATAACCTGCAATTGGGCACAGAAAACCAATACGCCGTCCATTTTAGCGTCCACCAAAACGCGTCGGACAGCGCCACTTTGCCTGAGCACCTGGATAAATTGTCCGAGCGCATGGAACTGCTGGCTAAGCGCTCGGGGGCTGACAAAAGGATGCCCGGCAACATGATGGCCGACGAAGGGTATGGCTGCGAAGAGAACTATGCCTGCTTAGAGCGCGAGGAGATAAACAGCTACTTGAAATATCCGGGCTTCCACCGGGAGCAGAAAGGAGAGCCGGCTCCTGCTTTCCACAAAAGCCGGTTTGTTTATAACCAAGCCGCCGACAGTTATACCTGCCCTCAAGGGCGCAAATTGCGCTTTGTCCAAGAGAGCCTGATAAAAACGGCTACAGGCTATGAGCGCCTGCAGCGGGAATACCAAAGCGAGGGCTGCCAGGGCTGCCCTCTGGCCGGGCAATGCAAAAAAGGAGAGGGCCCGCGCACGCTGGCACACAGCCCGAACCTGGAGGTTTATAAGGCGCAAGCCAAGGCTAACCTTTGCTCTGAAAAAGGGCAGCAGCTGCGCAAGCGCCGCGGCACAGAAGTGGAAACCCCTTTTGGAGACATCAAGCACAATACCCGATACCGGCGGTTCTTCCTTCGAGGGCTGGAAAAGGTAACAGCCGAAGCCGGCCTGCTGGCCATCGCCAGGAACGCCCGGAAGCTATACTGCGAAAAATCGGGCGTTTGGGCGCAGCACTATGCCAACCGCAAGCGCAAAACGGCATAA
- a CDS encoding polyamine aminopropyltransferase, with the protein MDIQKIISEKAAITLAIFVAGLCSLIYELLISTTTSYFLGDSIRQFSLTIGIYMAAMGLGSYLSKYFPEPNMAVLFIVVEALLGIIGGSSVPLLYYWFERLSPGAYMGLMIGLTGLIGVLTGFEIPLLARIMKKYYPLRVNLANVMSLDYFGALAATLLFPFFLLPFFGVFRTSVFFGLVNIALGVFILWYFSGHIRGKVANWLYGFSLVSMLVFAGLLYFARPILLAWDDQSFAHRVVFSKQTPYQHLILTKNKEEVRLYINRIIQFSSADEYRYHEALALLPLQAAPYKKNILVLGGGEGLLARELLKEPAVESITIVDLDPEVFRLGRENHHIRMLNEGALDHPKVHTVAMDAAAFLRESTSYYDLILSDLPDPSNEAVARLYSTHFFRLARSRLTPNGVFATQASSPFHTRKAFWCIYETLRQSGFEQVLPYHAYVPSFGDWGFIMASRLPLEVRPFHASLPVRYLDEAVVDAMFGFPKDSDNPGGLLPNRLDQPALLEYYLADWSKWSREKIK; encoded by the coding sequence ATGGACATCCAAAAAATAATATCGGAAAAGGCGGCCATCACGCTGGCCATATTCGTTGCCGGGCTGTGCTCGCTCATTTACGAACTGCTGATCAGCACCACCACCTCCTACTTTCTGGGCGACAGCATCCGGCAGTTTTCCCTGACCATTGGCATTTACATGGCGGCGATGGGGCTGGGTTCTTACCTGAGCAAGTACTTCCCCGAGCCGAACATGGCCGTGCTCTTCATTGTCGTGGAGGCCTTGCTGGGCATCATCGGGGGCAGCAGTGTGCCGTTGCTGTATTACTGGTTCGAACGGCTGTCGCCGGGCGCTTACATGGGGCTGATGATCGGGTTGACGGGGCTGATCGGCGTCCTGACCGGCTTTGAAATACCCCTGCTGGCGCGCATCATGAAAAAGTATTACCCCCTGCGGGTCAACCTGGCCAATGTGATGTCGCTGGATTATTTTGGCGCCCTGGCAGCCACCCTGCTTTTCCCCTTCTTCCTGCTGCCCTTCTTTGGCGTGTTCCGCACTTCGGTTTTTTTCGGGCTGGTCAACATCGCCCTGGGCGTATTCATCCTCTGGTATTTTTCCGGCCACATCCGGGGTAAAGTAGCCAACTGGCTGTATGGCTTTTCCCTGGTTTCCATGCTGGTGTTCGCCGGGCTGTTGTACTTCGCCCGCCCCATCCTGCTGGCCTGGGACGATCAGTCCTTCGCCCACCGGGTGGTTTTTTCCAAACAGACGCCCTACCAGCACCTCATTCTCACCAAAAACAAAGAAGAGGTGCGGCTGTACATCAACCGCATCATCCAGTTCTCATCGGCGGATGAGTACCGCTATCACGAGGCGCTGGCCCTGCTGCCCCTGCAGGCGGCGCCCTACAAGAAGAACATCCTCGTGCTGGGGGGAGGGGAGGGGCTGCTGGCCCGCGAGCTGCTCAAGGAGCCGGCCGTGGAATCCATCACCATCGTCGACCTCGATCCGGAGGTGTTCCGGCTGGGAAGGGAGAACCATCATATCCGTATGCTGAACGAGGGCGCGCTCGATCATCCCAAAGTCCACACTGTGGCCATGGACGCCGCTGCCTTCCTGCGGGAAAGCACTAGCTATTACGACCTGATCCTCTCCGACCTGCCCGATCCCTCCAACGAGGCGGTGGCCCGGCTCTACAGCACCCACTTTTTCCGCCTGGCCCGCAGCCGCCTGACGCCCAACGGCGTTTTCGCCACCCAGGCCAGCAGCCCTTTCCACACCCGCAAGGCGTTCTGGTGCATCTACGAGACCCTGCGGCAGAGCGGCTTTGAGCAGGTGCTGCCCTATCATGCCTACGTGCCCTCTTTTGGCGACTGGGGCTTCATCATGGCGAGCCGCCTGCCGCTGGAGGTGCGGCCGTTCCACGCCTCCCTGCCCGTCCGCTACCTGGATGAGGCCGTGGTGGACGCCATGTTCGGCTTCCCGAAAGACAGCGACAACCCCGGCGGCCTGCTGCCCAACCGCCTCGACCAGCCCGCCCTGCTGGAGTACTACCTGGCCGATTGGTCGAAGTGGAGCCGGGAGAAGATTAAGTAA
- a CDS encoding glutathionylspermidine synthase family protein: MVDDRLIEVGRPSSRFMRKYGLNWFSEGENEDYFAPELLSVTEAQVEHFRAQAASLYELALRAARHVSERQLWAAAGIPDNAVELVEYSIHKENGLHLAGRFDFAGGLGRAPLKLLEFNADTFSLAPETATVMPHQLELLPRQHRKNARQYNNLLPGLAQSFRRILSQQPNRRPSLLLSGLGHEEDWFNLELIAMAARQAGFQEVELMLLEKVIFSEDDGIFIETGPEEYLQFDFWFKMVPWDFIAYEEPELMDLLAKIVKRDLATVLNPAYSMLLQSKALLPFMQELSPGHPALLRSSLKREDMPYGDTYVSKPIFGRTGDNVSIFRHGRLAQANEGDYGDFPLLYQELARFDQDVDGDCYQPSVFSAGSEPCALCLRRQDGLIVDDDAEFVGHVILGESDE, from the coding sequence ATGGTGGATGACCGCCTGATCGAAGTCGGCCGGCCGTCCTCCCGCTTTATGCGCAAATACGGCCTGAACTGGTTTTCGGAAGGCGAGAATGAAGATTATTTCGCCCCCGAGCTGTTGTCGGTTACCGAAGCGCAGGTAGAACACTTCCGGGCGCAGGCGGCCAGCCTCTACGAGCTGGCCCTGCGCGCCGCCCGCCACGTGAGCGAGCGCCAGCTTTGGGCCGCCGCCGGCATCCCGGACAACGCTGTGGAACTGGTCGAATATTCTATACATAAGGAAAACGGCTTGCACCTGGCGGGGCGCTTCGATTTCGCCGGCGGCCTGGGCAGAGCCCCCCTGAAGCTGCTGGAATTCAACGCCGACACCTTTTCGCTGGCGCCGGAAACGGCTACGGTCATGCCACACCAACTGGAGCTGTTGCCGCGCCAGCACCGCAAGAATGCCCGGCAGTACAACAACCTGCTGCCTGGCCTGGCGCAAAGCTTCCGCCGCATCCTGAGCCAGCAGCCCAACCGCCGGCCCAGCCTGCTGCTGTCCGGCCTGGGGCACGAGGAGGACTGGTTCAACCTGGAACTCATCGCTATGGCAGCCCGGCAGGCAGGTTTCCAGGAAGTAGAGCTGATGTTGCTGGAAAAGGTCATCTTTTCCGAAGACGATGGCATCTTTATTGAAACAGGCCCCGAGGAATACCTGCAGTTTGACTTCTGGTTCAAAATGGTGCCCTGGGACTTCATCGCCTACGAAGAACCGGAGCTGATGGACTTGCTGGCCAAAATCGTAAAACGGGATTTGGCAACCGTGCTCAACCCGGCCTACAGCATGCTGCTGCAGTCCAAGGCATTGCTGCCCTTTATGCAGGAGCTGTCGCCGGGCCACCCGGCCCTGCTGCGGTCGAGCCTGAAGCGCGAGGATATGCCCTACGGCGACACCTACGTGTCGAAACCCATTTTCGGCCGCACCGGCGACAACGTGAGCATCTTTCGCCACGGCAGGCTCGCCCAGGCGAACGAGGGCGACTACGGCGATTTCCCCCTGCTCTACCAGGAACTCGCCCGCTTCGACCAGGATGTGGACGGCGACTGCTACCAGCCCAGCGTGTTCAGCGCGGGCAGCGAGCCCTGCGCCCTCTGCCTGCGCCGACAGGATGGCCTGATCGTGGATGATGACGCGGAGTTTGTGGGGCATGTGATTTTGGGGGAGAGTGATGAGTGA
- the speD gene encoding adenosylmethionine decarboxylase: MKNAKELGRHIILELYDCPELVLNDLPLLESNLRGAAEAMGATVVNSNFHQFSPYGTSGVVIIQESHLTIHTWPEYRYAAIDIFTCGEIDMERGVQYLVNALEAQRSEWQLLKRGLGLVRAEGARSGF; the protein is encoded by the coding sequence ATGAAAAACGCGAAAGAACTTGGAAGACATATCATCCTGGAGCTGTACGACTGTCCCGAACTGGTGCTCAACGACCTTCCGCTACTGGAGAGCAACCTTCGCGGAGCCGCTGAGGCCATGGGCGCCACCGTTGTCAACTCCAATTTTCATCAATTCTCCCCTTACGGCACATCCGGGGTGGTCATCATTCAGGAAAGCCACCTCACCATCCACACCTGGCCGGAATACCGGTACGCGGCCATTGATATATTCACCTGCGGGGAGATCGATATGGAGCGGGGAGTACAGTATCTGGTGAACGCCCTGGAAGCGCAGCGCAGCGAGTGGCAGTTGCTGAAGCGGGGGCTGGGGTTGGTGCGGGCTGAGGGTGCCCGGAGTGGGTTTTGA
- a CDS encoding pyridoxamine 5'-phosphate oxidase family protein, which yields MGKQLTSITGSLKAFIEQQQLFFVATAGTDGKVNLSPKGMDTLKVLDGNRVIWLNLTGSGNETAAHILEQNRMTLMFCSFDKNPMILRLYGTARFYQADDEEWSELIGKFPPLPGARQVFDVTVELVQTSCGFGVPRYQYEGQRDVLTQWAEKKGEEGIREYQMEKNRVSLDGKGTGIR from the coding sequence ATGGGCAAACAACTGACCTCCATCACCGGCTCGCTGAAAGCCTTCATCGAACAGCAACAGCTGTTCTTCGTCGCCACGGCAGGAACCGACGGCAAGGTGAACCTGTCTCCCAAAGGCATGGATACCCTGAAAGTGCTGGATGGCAACCGGGTGATCTGGCTGAACCTCACCGGGAGCGGCAACGAAACCGCCGCTCACATCCTGGAACAGAACCGGATGACCCTGATGTTCTGTTCTTTTGACAAGAACCCTATGATCCTGCGCTTGTACGGCACGGCCCGCTTTTACCAGGCAGATGATGAGGAATGGAGCGAACTCATCGGAAAGTTCCCTCCTCTGCCGGGTGCCCGCCAGGTCTTCGATGTAACGGTGGAACTGGTGCAGACGTCCTGCGGCTTCGGCGTGCCCCGTTACCAATACGAAGGCCAACGGGATGTTTTGACCCAATGGGCGGAAAAGAAAGGGGAAGAGGGTATCCGGGAATATCAGATGGAAAAAAACCGGGTTAGTTTGGATGGGAAGGGGACGGGGATTCGTTGA
- a CDS encoding ADP-ribosylglycohydrolase family protein → MEYPVKSALFGLAVGDALGVPVEFVGRSWLKRFPVDDMRGHGTHDQPPGTWSDDSSMSFCLAESLCRGYDLHDIAEQFLAWCFGQKWTPHGEVFDIGTATLSAIERLRSRQLPPQLAGGMDEGSNGNGSLMRILPLVFFIYNKPIEERYAIVSDVSSITHAHFRAVFSCFLYLEVARQLLWGKPVADAYKEGTGIVRQFAEEQAFNRRELSYFSRTLQGKIPDVHEDNIYSSGYVVHTLEASLWSLLTTSCYSEAVLRAVNLGEDTDTSGAVTGGLAGLAYGFDDIPAAWVEQLARVEEIEYLCAAFAERIRES, encoded by the coding sequence TTGGAGTATCCGGTCAAAAGCGCCCTTTTCGGGCTGGCGGTTGGTGATGCGCTCGGCGTGCCGGTAGAGTTCGTCGGGCGGTCCTGGCTGAAGCGGTTCCCCGTGGATGACATGCGGGGGCACGGCACCCACGACCAGCCGCCCGGCACCTGGTCGGACGACAGCTCCATGTCCTTCTGCCTGGCCGAAAGCCTTTGCCGGGGATACGACCTCCACGATATTGCCGAACAGTTCCTGGCCTGGTGCTTCGGCCAGAAGTGGACGCCCCACGGCGAGGTGTTCGACATCGGCACCGCCACGCTTTCCGCCATCGAGCGGCTGCGCAGCCGCCAACTGCCGCCCCAACTGGCCGGCGGCATGGACGAAGGCAGCAACGGCAACGGCTCCCTGATGCGCATCCTGCCTCTGGTTTTTTTTATCTACAATAAACCGATTGAAGAGCGCTATGCTATCGTCAGTGATGTGTCCAGCATTACCCATGCTCACTTCCGTGCGGTCTTCAGTTGCTTCCTTTACCTGGAGGTAGCCCGGCAGTTGCTGTGGGGCAAACCGGTTGCGGATGCGTATAAGGAGGGAACCGGAATCGTGCGGCAATTCGCGGAAGAACAGGCATTCAACCGTAGGGAGTTGTCTTACTTTAGCCGCACTCTGCAGGGCAAAATCCCGGACGTCCATGAGGATAACATCTACAGCTCCGGTTATGTGGTGCACACCCTGGAGGCCAGCCTGTGGAGCCTGCTGACGACCTCGTGCTACTCCGAGGCAGTATTGCGCGCCGTCAACCTGGGCGAGGACACGGACACCTCCGGGGCCGTCACCGGCGGCCTGGCGGGGCTGGCTTATGGCTTCGATGATATTCCTGCCGCCTGGGTGGAGCAACTCGCCCGGGTGGAGGAGATTGAATATTTGTGCGCGGCTTTTGCGGAGCGTATTCGGGAATCGTGA
- a CDS encoding 6-phosphofructokinase, whose translation MQKSIAILCAGGPAPGINTVISTISKVFLKDGYRIIGIHDGYKNLFNGKADTVDINFHYADRIFPRGGSTLRMSRYKPKDDEFSADFFLDNNVKLLVTIGGDDTASSSNRLAKFLAKKKVEIQNIHVPKTIDNDIPLPDGMPTFGFNSAKDAGVAIGNIIYEDSRTSGNWFVIASMGRSAGHLAFEIGASCHFPIIIIPEMFNKTRITLSKVIDLIVSSMVKRMVEGIGYGVAIVSEGIFHVLDDEDIKNCGITFTYDAHGHPELGNVSKAHIINVLVQRKLKELDIQINSRPVEMGYELRCHRPVAYDLTLCTILGMGVKKLFDQGHKGCIVSTTRTAEIKPIFLKDIEDKDGIIQPRLVNINSEFSQLVLSDMHVLTEPDYKKAKKWVSIPETYDFYRILNWDPSDAMLRAEPVKE comes from the coding sequence ATGCAAAAGTCGATTGCCATTCTGTGCGCCGGGGGCCCGGCGCCGGGCATCAATACGGTCATCAGCACCATTTCCAAAGTCTTTCTGAAAGACGGTTACCGCATCATTGGCATCCATGACGGTTACAAAAACCTCTTCAACGGGAAGGCGGATACCGTCGACATCAACTTCCACTACGCCGACCGGATTTTCCCCCGGGGAGGTTCCACCCTGCGCATGAGCCGGTACAAACCCAAAGACGACGAGTTCTCCGCCGATTTTTTCCTGGACAACAACGTCAAGCTGCTGGTGACCATCGGCGGCGACGACACCGCCTCCTCCAGCAACCGCCTGGCCAAATTCCTGGCTAAAAAGAAGGTGGAAATACAGAACATCCACGTCCCGAAAACCATCGACAACGACATCCCGCTGCCCGACGGCATGCCCACCTTTGGCTTCAACTCGGCCAAAGACGCCGGCGTGGCCATCGGCAACATCATTTATGAAGATTCGCGCACCAGCGGCAACTGGTTTGTCATCGCCTCCATGGGCCGCTCGGCCGGGCATCTCGCTTTCGAGATCGGGGCAAGTTGCCATTTCCCTATTATCATCATTCCCGAGATGTTCAACAAAACCCGGATTACGCTGAGCAAGGTCATCGACCTGATCGTCTCCTCGATGGTCAAGCGGATGGTCGAAGGCATTGGTTATGGGGTGGCCATCGTCAGCGAAGGGATTTTTCACGTGCTGGACGACGAGGACATCAAAAACTGCGGCATCACCTTTACCTACGATGCTCATGGCCACCCGGAGCTGGGCAACGTGAGCAAGGCGCACATCATCAACGTCCTGGTGCAGCGCAAACTCAAGGAGCTGGACATCCAGATCAACAGCCGCCCGGTGGAGATGGGCTACGAGCTGCGCTGCCACCGCCCGGTGGCTTACGACCTCACCCTGTGCACCATCCTCGGCATGGGCGTGAAAAAGCTCTTCGACCAGGGCCATAAGGGGTGTATCGTGTCCACCACCCGCACTGCCGAGATCAAGCCCATCTTCCTGAAGGATATCGAAGACAAGGATGGCATCATCCAGCCCCGCCTGGTGAACATCAATTCCGAGTTTTCCCAACTGGTGCTGAGCGATATGCACGTACTGACCGAGCCGGATTACAAAAAAGCTAAAAAGTGGGTCAGCATACCCGAAACTTACGATTTCTACCGCATCCTCAACTGGGATCCTTCGGATGCGATGCTCCGGGCTGAGCCGGTGAAGGAATAA
- a CDS encoding c-type cytochrome has product MKKALKIIGIAIGAVAVLLASAALYFNIKGIPHYEVNAPDITIEPTTERVARGEYIVNQTCVICHLGKDNKLSGTLMEDDPAFGTWYAANITQHPEAGIGKYTDGELMYLLRTGIKRDGEFAPSFMPRFNHLSDEDIKSIIAYLRSDAPRVQPVATPQPPQQPTLLAKVVCNLAMKPLPYPEAAIAAPPRTDEVAYGKYLATGTMLCYMCHSASFETLDEVTPENSEGYFAGGNMVRNPQNRTEIKPSANLTMHPELGLGQWTEEQFANAVRFGQTPDGQGLSAAMPKFTQITDEDISAIWAYLQTVPVVEKNVLAEASGK; this is encoded by the coding sequence ATGAAAAAAGCATTAAAGATCATTGGCATCGCCATAGGAGCGGTTGCCGTGCTGCTCGCCTCCGCCGCCCTTTACTTCAACATCAAGGGCATCCCTCATTACGAAGTAAATGCGCCGGACATCACGATAGAACCAACGACCGAGCGCGTCGCGCGGGGAGAATATATCGTCAACCAAACCTGTGTAATCTGCCATTTGGGAAAAGACAACAAGCTCTCCGGCACCCTGATGGAAGACGATCCCGCTTTCGGCACCTGGTACGCCGCCAACATCACCCAGCACCCGGAGGCCGGCATCGGAAAATACACGGATGGCGAATTGATGTACCTGCTCCGCACCGGCATCAAGCGGGACGGCGAGTTCGCCCCTTCTTTTATGCCCCGTTTCAACCACCTGAGCGATGAGGATATAAAAAGCATCATCGCTTACCTCCGATCGGACGCCCCTCGGGTGCAGCCGGTCGCCACTCCGCAACCGCCCCAGCAGCCAACGCTGCTCGCCAAGGTCGTCTGCAACCTCGCCATGAAACCCCTGCCCTATCCGGAAGCAGCCATCGCCGCTCCTCCCAGAACCGACGAAGTGGCTTATGGAAAATACCTGGCAACGGGAACGATGCTGTGCTACATGTGCCACTCCGCCAGCTTTGAAACGCTGGACGAGGTGACGCCGGAAAATTCCGAGGGCTATTTTGCCGGCGGCAATATGGTCAGGAACCCCCAGAACCGAACGGAAATCAAGCCCTCCGCCAACCTCACCATGCACCCCGAACTCGGCCTGGGCCAATGGACGGAGGAGCAATTCGCCAACGCCGTCCGCTTCGGGCAAACCCCCGACGGACAGGGGCTGAGCGCCGCCATGCCCAAATTCACCCAGATAACCGACGAAGACATCTCCGCCATCTGGGCTTACCTGCAGACAGTGCCGGTGGTTGAAAAGAATGTTCTGGCGGAAGCCAGTGGGAAGTAG